CTGCCCTATCTATGCAGGTATACTTGGTTATCATTTCATAGTTATAAATGTAAAAACTATAACtaataagtaaaaataataaaaaaaaatctctagGAACAACGCTCGTTTGTCGAAGACCGCATTACGATTCTCTGTAATCAAGCATTCAACATAGAGATGACCATATACGCACTTGGAGAAGGTACTCAACAACTGCGTTGGAAAGCGAAACGTATTCTGGAAGTTAAATCTTGAACATATAATGTGCAACAACTATATATCCTTCTGTAGTACAATAAATGCACGTATTGTaaaatatgttttatattatgTACAACTAGCACCGTCTATAGGTTATAAAATATACCCCTTGTACGTCACTTAGCTTTGTGTAAGTACGTTTTCATAAATAATAACTTGTACGTTTACAATAAGATATTTTTCCTTCTTGTAAAAGATATGTTGTTTTATCATATGAACATCTTAAACTTTTATATAACTATTACATTCTATTTTTTGTAAACCCACATACGAAAACCACCGACAATAGTATGCACGCCACGCGAAAAGTTCATGGTACAAAAAGTTAATCATACTGCACCAAAATAAGATAACTATTACAATCTTACGTTACTTTCAGAGTTATCAGATTATATTACATGTCACCTCATGACACCATTATtgaaacacaaattcttatttacaatgggtgtacaataaatattgtacaccgaagtaaaagttaactcaaaatgcttaaaagttaagcttatatatgtaaaagttatctatttttaagtaataaaatttttcattttagtaaacttaatttttcaaaatcactaacaatgtataaaattaatcatttaatcatttctatcaacttttttttttactaatataaaagttaatcaaaactaggttaaagttatgaaaaaatgggtaaaagttatgttggtgtacaataaatttattgtacactttgtgcgcgcaagaccttttgttattGAAAACACTTATTCTATTTGTAAACACGTGTAAGAAAAAATATTGTAGTAACGATAACTATAAACATTCAAATATTTATAGTTATCGTTACTTTATCTCTTACGCACCCCTATAAATACAAAGATCGAAAATACAACACTCCCACTCACGTACTACTGAAAACAAAATAAACGCAATACCATTAAATTACTACAACATTTCTTCATATAGTATTTCTGTTACAACTGATGGTAGAACCACGCCGAGTAATAGAGGTAAATATCAAACTAATTTGACACGATGTTTTGATGCAGTTAGGATTACCTCGAGCAGAAATTGGAATTCAACTGTTAATTAACCAAGTTAGCTGCCGCTGCACGCGGGGGTCCAAGTCCAACCGTCCAACTAGTAATAGTAAAACAACAATCCAACTAGTAATAGTAAAACAACAATAAGGTGAAGAGTGAAGAGTGAAGAGTGAAGAGCCACATAGCTTATGGATTAACGAGAGTTACGACTTGCGAAGTTGCGAGCCCAGAGGACACAGTggtctctctttctctttccggCTAGATGCCTTTTACCTTGTCGGCTCTCCTCCTTTTCCCTCCCAGTCTCCTCAAATTCTCACCGCCGTAGTCGTCGCTTCTTCACCTTCGTCCGAGGCTTTCAATTCCGGCGACAGTTCTAGGTCAAGGTCAACTTTTCTCTGGTTCTTTATTTCtatttcaattttaaaattttagatgTTTGTTGCTTTTTTTGAATTGATCCTGGAGATTTTTTTTCGATTCGTATTAATGGATTAAAATCGTGATTGTTGAACTCCTGAGGTCTCTGATTATAGTTTAGGATTGGTAATTCTGTTGATGCATCGTAAGAGGTATAAGGATTTGTGGAAGGAATTTGAGGTTAGACTTAGGTCTAATTTATCAATTTTAGTGGAattagggtttagattgagaaGAAAGTGTTATCAAATTGTTGTTTGTTTCAAGAAGGTATTAATACTTAGTATGGTATTGGTAGTTGTCTAATTAGCGATGAAGGCTAAGTTTTAAGATATTAATACTCTAAAAAACCTTGTAACCTTAAATTTCTCTTGTATGAGTAATTGAGTGAAAATAACATCGTACAATTTACGTTCTTTTTGCCTAAATTCCTCTATACTTAGTATGGTTGGTGCCTTTTCTGAAATGATTTGCAGTAAGTTATGAAATGAAGTGATATAGGGTTTAGCTAAACTTATTTTCCTTAAACTTCATAATATTTTAGATATATAGTTGTTGGTAGGATTTGGACCCTTAACCTTAAGGATCAAGGCTTACAAAATCAACAATAACCACCGAGGCAAGGAACATTTAgtgatatactccgtatttatgtattaatttattatttatctcTCTATTAAGTCATTCTTTTTTTAAATGTTGGGGCTAGAATATTAATTCTTGCCCCCAGATCCAGGACATCTATTTATCCTTTTCCCCCTCTTCTAATTTAGTCATAGAGTTCTAATCCTGGGATTTGTAATCTTATAAGGATATGGCTACTTACAAGTCCAAATATAAGGACATGGTGATTTCTGCAAGGAAGTAGTGCATTGACAAAGTAAAGATATAATTCGAATCACGTGTAATATGTTTGTTAGGGGCAAGCTATTATTATTCATAGAATACAATGCTCAACATTCCCATTGCAATAAAACATCCGAAAAAAGACATAAACTTAAAGAGGGGAAAAAAAGTTTTTAACAGAAAAATGAAACATCCAGGACTAACTATACTTGATCAACAAATAATACACAAACTTTCTTGATTCATTTATTAGTAGCCAGCAGGCTTGTAGGCAATGAAACTGACACATTGGACTTGACGGTTGCTGTCGAATCCAATGATACGGATGAAGGCGTTGGGGTACTCCTTCTTGCATTCTTCGAGCTCATTCAAAACCTGGGCCGGGTCAGTGCACCCGAACATGGGCAACTTCCACATTGTCCAGTAACGACCGTCATAGTACCCTGGGGAATTGTGGTGCTCACGGTATACAAATCCGTGCtacaattaaataaaataacataacatatttaattaaaattatgaatATGAATATGAATATGATATACTTAATTTGTACTTAATTAATAAAGAAATATAGgactaattaattaacttacaTCAGTCTCGAATTCTAGGCAAGGAACCCATTTATTGTTAAGAAGGTAATCGACCTGGCGCGCCAACTGGTCTGTGGTAAGAGGTGGAAGGTACGATAGAGTCTCGTACCTCTTCATGTTTTGTGTTGGCCATACCTGCATTATATTTTTCAACAaattagataattaattaattaattggtcTTGTTTCATGTTATCAATCTGTCactaatatatatatgtatttttCCATTATCTACTACCAAGTGGAATAGTGGAATTACAGATCGAGTAGTAATCGATTACCTTCATGCACTGGACTCTTCCACCGTTGCTAGCAAGGGAGGTAATGTCATCGTTCTTCTTGGTGGCAGGGAAGCCTACGGTAGACTTCAAGCCGGTGAAAGGAGCCACCATGCTGGCTTGAGCCGGGGTACGGCTGACGGTGGCGACAGCGGCGGAGGAGAGGACGGAGGAAGCCATTTTGTAACACTCACTCAACTCCTATTTGCTTACTATTATTAGTATTACAACTCTTCTTTCTAGTTTCTTACTTTCTCTGTTACAACCCTTCCTATATATAAAGCCttttaaatttaatctatttgTTATTTTGAAGAAGTAGATATGGTTTTCGGATAATCTTGACCGTTGGTTTTGTTAGGTGATAACATTACACTTGAGCAACCACACACAACTACACAAGGCTAGGACTCAAaggaactttaaaattttaattacatGGCAATTAAGCACCATTGATAGGTGCCACGTGGCAGAAACCCATATCTTATCTGATCTTTAGAAGAAAGATGATAAGAAGAATGTGTGATGGTGATGAATTCATGAGATCTACCTATctttaatttgttgatatgtgGTATTACATTGTTTATTTCTACTCTTTTTAGCTATGAATTTCAGACCATACCTTTCTTCAGACATATTATTGGACTTTTCTTTGAGTACATACTTCTTCTTGCAAGTTGGATAATGAAACTCACACTAACCGAAATCATAGTTGGGCGATAATCATTATCAGTGCTTAATGATGGGCAATAATTATGTACGGAGTTTCATTATCCAACTGAAAATTACGGTTCTCAGTATTATCAAAAACTTTATCTTAAATTTTTACTTGAATGATTGAACAATGTTTAAAACTAATTGGGTTACACAGGAGCTCTAGTGAAGAGTGGAAGGGAAGTGTGAGTGTCTGGGTGAGTACTGAAGTAAGTTTGACATTTCCGATTATGCTAACAATCATTCAGATCATCTGTCAGCAAATACCCTGTAGCCTGTAGGTTGTATAAATTGGCTCCAGGGTACGGAAAGATTTTATccaacacccaaaaaaaaaaaagactgaCACTGAATAAATGATTAAATGATGATATGGGGTAAAGAGTACAGTAATGTTTGTAGATTACTTTGAACTTCTCAGTTTTCAGGTAATGgttaaaatgaatttaactGCTTCTTAGAGGCAATGGTTGTTCTAAATAGGAGCAGTGTTAACCTTAGTTTCTCGATTCTTCTGATTGTACCAAATGCCACACAATCTGTGTTTCTCTTCATCCACCAAACATATTTATAATTCTTAAATGTTTcttctattattattttttcagtaGTCAATAATTGGCCAAACGAGAAGAAATGGTCCATGGAGAAAACAAACAAATGAATAAATACAGGTCATTTTCCGACCACCAGTGGCAGTCACCACAAGAGCAAATTGAGAATTTGATGGTCTTAAATCTTAATTTTAAATTG
This sequence is a window from Spinacia oleracea cultivar Varoflay chromosome 1, BTI_SOV_V1, whole genome shotgun sequence. Protein-coding genes within it:
- the LOC110780027 gene encoding ribulose bisphosphate carboxylase small subunit, chloroplastic 2, whose product is MASSVLSSAAVATVSRTPAQASMVAPFTGLKSTVGFPATKKNDDITSLASNGGRVQCMKVWPTQNMKRYETLSYLPPLTTDQLARQVDYLLNNKWVPCLEFETDHGFVYREHHNSPGYYDGRYWTMWKLPMFGCTDPAQVLNELEECKKEYPNAFIRIIGFDSNRQVQCVSFIAYKPAGY